A genomic window from Streptomyces sp. HUAS YS2 includes:
- a CDS encoding sugar phosphate isomerase/epimerase family protein: MPATGVNTWVWDSPSTDLTLGRLVPRIAGWGFDVIELPVEQPGEWSPGRTAELLHDHGLAASVVLVMAPGRELVAASPETVRDTQDYLKHCVDVAVAVGSPTISGPAYASVGRTWKLDTDERRTVLAELRENLRPVAAYAAERGVRIGVEPLNRYETSLINTVEQALDALPDECGLALDTYHLNIEERSPAQAIRDAGSRIAHIQVCGTDRGAPGADHFDWTGFADAVKDADYTGPWVIESFTPDNTTIATAASIWRPLAASQDALATDGLAFLRTL; encoded by the coding sequence GTGCCCGCGACAGGCGTCAACACCTGGGTCTGGGATTCGCCGTCGACCGACCTGACGCTCGGCCGGCTCGTTCCGAGGATCGCCGGATGGGGCTTCGACGTGATCGAACTCCCCGTCGAGCAGCCGGGCGAATGGTCACCGGGCCGGACCGCCGAACTCCTCCACGACCACGGCCTCGCCGCCTCGGTGGTTCTCGTCATGGCTCCCGGCAGGGAGCTGGTGGCGGCCTCGCCGGAGACCGTCCGCGACACGCAGGACTACCTGAAGCACTGCGTGGACGTCGCCGTCGCCGTCGGCTCCCCGACGATCAGCGGCCCGGCGTACGCCTCCGTGGGGCGCACCTGGAAGCTGGACACGGACGAACGGCGCACCGTCCTCGCCGAACTGCGGGAGAACCTCCGGCCCGTCGCCGCGTACGCGGCGGAGCGCGGCGTACGCATCGGGGTCGAGCCCCTCAACCGGTACGAGACGAGCCTGATCAACACCGTGGAACAGGCTCTCGACGCCCTTCCCGACGAGTGCGGCCTCGCACTCGACACGTACCACCTCAACATCGAGGAAAGGAGTCCCGCCCAGGCGATCCGGGATGCGGGATCCCGCATCGCGCACATCCAGGTGTGCGGCACGGACCGAGGCGCCCCCGGCGCCGACCACTTCGACTGGACCGGCTTCGCCGACGCGGTCAAGGACGCGGACTACACCGGTCCGTGGGTCATCGAGTCCTTCACCCCTGACAACACCACCATCGCGACCGCCGCCTCCATCTGGCGGCCCCTGGCGGCCAGTCAGGACGCCCTCGCGACCGACGGACTCGCGTTCCTGCGCACCCTGTGA
- a CDS encoding ThuA domain-containing protein yields the protein MPRPWVKRALVALTVPLLCLTTLQAAPALARESDTAEADFKVLLFTKTAAGAYRHDSIDAAVQTFTQLAAENAFQVDRSEDADVFNSTTLNTYDAVVMLQTSGMVWDTDAQRAAAQEYVRSGHGIVAVHNATDMNIESQFPWWDQVVMAGAHMTAHSSIVQGTAKVADQAHPSTKGLPDRWTRTEEWYNFDKNTRGDVHVLVTADETTYDAGGAKMGVDHPISWCRNAEGGKVWATAMGHQASSYSEPLFKQHLLGGLKWAAGAAAGDCGGTVSNRYQKVTLDSAPDQPMQLDVAADGDVWYVSRSGAVNVIHTHDNVPETHVAGRLSVYDGGEDGGIGLALDPDFATNRWVYVNHSPAGTAEINRVSRFTVKSDDTLDMDSAKTVIEVPAYRETDEPGHTGGGLDFGPGGNLYIGVGDDTNPFASDGYTPIDERPGREKYDAQRSSANTNDLRGKILRVHPEDGGGYSVPAGNLFAPGTAKTRPEIYAMGFRNAFRFAVDPVTGWISTGDYGPDAGSADPDRGPEGTVEWNLVKQPGFYGWPYCVGNNTPFNDYNFATGTSGTKFDCAAPVNNSPNNTGLTDLPAAKAATVWYDYHASAEFPEIEATGGAAPMGGPFYHYDAASTSERKFPEYYDKTPFFYEWSRNFVKEFRLDSAGGLLKISPFVAQLAPRAPIDMKFGPDGAMYIAEWGNGFGHSNTDDGIYRVDYVAGNRTPLAKIGATPDSGQAPLEVTFSADGSADPDGDALTYNWDFGDGATGTGAHPTHTYTANGTYTARLTVSDSAGKAGIASTTITVGNTRPKVTFADPPNGGVIDFGDTITYRVDVSDPEDGAVDCSKVVVTAALGHDSHSHDTGQYTGCTGTIVTSASGHDATANTSIVLSADYTDNGGLKGTTTVTLQPRHKQAEYYTGQSGVRIVEQSGAENGKRIGDIDDNDWISFKPLNLAGVETVTFRLSAPTATGGSIELRAGSPTGALIATSPVPATGDWDTYVNVVPVPVTDPGGTQNVYAVFKSPTAHSYDLDAIIFDGTGTGQPTPPESGHTYTVTSAHSGKRMDVRQGSAADGAAVIQYAANGGSNQQWRLNAAGSGAFTLSAVHSGKCLDLPDNTSGPKGALVQQWTCAAGATDQQWKLVEAGPGSYQVVSVSSGKCLDIPKRSTADDIQLTQARCTTGAASQLWRFGQIG from the coding sequence ATGCCACGACCATGGGTGAAGCGCGCCCTCGTCGCGCTCACCGTCCCCCTCCTCTGCCTCACCACGCTGCAGGCCGCACCCGCTCTGGCCAGGGAATCGGACACGGCCGAAGCCGATTTCAAGGTCCTGCTCTTCACGAAGACGGCGGCCGGCGCCTACCGGCACGACTCCATCGACGCCGCCGTCCAGACCTTCACCCAGCTTGCCGCCGAGAACGCCTTCCAGGTGGACCGGAGCGAGGACGCCGACGTCTTCAACTCCACCACGCTGAACACCTACGACGCCGTGGTCATGCTCCAGACCTCCGGCATGGTCTGGGACACCGACGCCCAGCGTGCCGCCGCTCAGGAGTACGTGCGCAGCGGCCATGGAATCGTGGCCGTCCACAACGCCACGGACATGAACATCGAGTCCCAGTTCCCGTGGTGGGACCAGGTGGTCATGGCGGGCGCCCACATGACCGCGCACTCCAGCATCGTGCAGGGCACGGCCAAGGTCGCGGACCAGGCGCACCCGTCGACGAAGGGGCTTCCGGACCGCTGGACGCGGACCGAGGAGTGGTACAACTTCGACAAGAACACGCGCGGCGACGTGCACGTGCTCGTCACGGCGGACGAGACCACCTACGACGCCGGCGGCGCCAAGATGGGTGTCGACCACCCGATCTCCTGGTGCCGCAACGCCGAGGGCGGCAAGGTGTGGGCCACCGCCATGGGCCACCAGGCATCCTCCTACAGTGAGCCGCTGTTCAAGCAGCACCTCCTCGGCGGCCTCAAGTGGGCGGCCGGCGCGGCGGCCGGCGACTGCGGCGGCACCGTCTCCAACCGCTACCAGAAGGTGACCCTGGACAGCGCGCCCGACCAGCCCATGCAGCTGGACGTGGCCGCCGACGGCGATGTCTGGTACGTCTCCCGCTCCGGCGCCGTGAACGTCATCCACACCCATGACAACGTGCCCGAGACGCATGTCGCAGGCCGCCTCAGCGTCTACGACGGCGGCGAGGACGGCGGCATCGGCCTCGCCCTCGATCCGGACTTCGCCACCAACCGGTGGGTGTACGTGAACCACTCGCCGGCCGGCACCGCCGAGATCAACCGGGTCTCGCGGTTCACCGTCAAGAGCGACGACACCCTCGACATGGACAGCGCGAAGACCGTCATCGAGGTCCCGGCCTACCGCGAGACGGACGAGCCCGGCCACACCGGCGGCGGCCTCGACTTCGGCCCCGGCGGAAACCTCTACATCGGTGTCGGTGACGACACCAACCCCTTCGCCTCCGACGGCTACACGCCGATCGACGAGCGGCCGGGCCGCGAGAAGTACGACGCCCAGCGCTCCTCCGCCAACACCAACGACCTGCGCGGCAAGATCCTGCGCGTCCACCCCGAGGACGGCGGCGGCTACTCGGTCCCCGCGGGCAACCTGTTCGCTCCGGGCACCGCCAAGACCCGTCCCGAGATCTACGCGATGGGCTTCCGCAACGCCTTCCGCTTCGCCGTCGACCCGGTGACCGGATGGATATCCACCGGCGACTACGGGCCCGACGCGGGCTCGGCCGACCCGGACCGCGGCCCCGAGGGCACTGTCGAGTGGAACCTCGTCAAGCAGCCCGGCTTCTACGGCTGGCCCTACTGTGTCGGCAACAACACCCCGTTCAACGACTACAACTTCGCCACCGGCACCTCCGGCACGAAGTTCGACTGCGCGGCACCGGTCAACAACTCGCCGAACAACACCGGCCTGACCGACCTCCCCGCGGCCAAGGCCGCCACGGTCTGGTACGACTACCACGCCTCCGCCGAGTTCCCCGAGATCGAGGCCACCGGCGGCGCGGCCCCGATGGGCGGCCCGTTCTACCACTACGACGCGGCCAGCACCTCGGAACGCAAGTTCCCCGAGTACTACGACAAGACCCCGTTCTTCTACGAGTGGAGCCGCAACTTCGTCAAGGAGTTCCGCCTCGACTCCGCCGGCGGACTCCTGAAGATCAGCCCCTTCGTCGCCCAGCTCGCCCCGCGCGCCCCGATCGACATGAAGTTCGGCCCCGACGGCGCCATGTACATCGCCGAATGGGGCAACGGCTTCGGGCACTCCAACACCGACGACGGGATCTACCGCGTCGACTACGTCGCCGGCAACCGCACGCCGCTGGCGAAGATCGGCGCCACCCCCGACTCCGGTCAGGCGCCGCTGGAGGTCACCTTCTCCGCCGACGGCTCTGCCGACCCGGACGGCGACGCCCTCACCTACAACTGGGACTTCGGCGACGGCGCCACGGGAACCGGCGCGCACCCGACGCACACCTACACCGCCAACGGCACCTACACGGCCCGTCTGACGGTCTCCGACAGCGCCGGCAAGGCGGGCATCGCGAGCACGACGATCACCGTCGGCAACACCCGCCCCAAGGTCACCTTCGCCGACCCGCCCAACGGTGGCGTCATCGACTTCGGAGACACCATCACGTACCGGGTCGACGTGAGCGACCCGGAGGACGGCGCCGTCGACTGCTCCAAGGTCGTCGTCACCGCCGCCCTCGGCCACGACAGCCACAGCCACGACACCGGCCAGTACACCGGATGCACCGGGACGATCGTCACCAGCGCCTCCGGCCACGACGCCACCGCCAACACCTCCATCGTCCTGTCGGCCGACTACACCGACAACGGCGGTCTCAAGGGCACCACGACCGTCACCCTCCAGCCGCGCCACAAGCAGGCCGAGTACTACACCGGCCAGTCCGGGGTGCGGATCGTCGAGCAGAGCGGCGCCGAGAACGGCAAGCGCATCGGCGACATCGACGACAACGACTGGATCTCCTTCAAGCCGCTGAACCTGGCCGGTGTCGAGACCGTCACCTTCCGGCTCTCGGCCCCCACCGCCACCGGCGGCTCCATCGAGCTCCGGGCGGGCTCACCGACCGGCGCCCTGATCGCCACCAGCCCCGTCCCGGCCACCGGTGACTGGGACACGTACGTCAACGTCGTGCCCGTTCCGGTCACCGACCCGGGCGGTACGCAGAACGTGTACGCGGTCTTCAAGTCGCCGACGGCGCACTCCTACGACCTCGACGCGATCATCTTCGACGGCACCGGCACCGGACAGCCGACCCCGCCGGAGAGCGGCCACACCTACACCGTGACGAGCGCGCACAGCGGCAAACGGATGGACGTGCGCCAGGGGTCGGCAGCCGACGGCGCCGCGGTCATCCAGTACGCGGCGAACGGCGGCAGCAACCAGCAGTGGCGGCTGAACGCCGCCGGCAGCGGTGCCTTCACCCTCAGCGCCGTGCACAGCGGAAAGTGCCTGGACCTGCCGGACAACACGTCCGGCCCGAAGGGCGCCCTCGTCCAACAGTGGACGTGCGCCGCCGGCGCGACAGACCAGCAGTGGAAGCTCGTGGAGGCCGGTCCGGGTTCCTACCAGGTCGTCTCGGTCTCCAGCGGCAAGTGCCTGGACATTCCCAAGCGCTCGACCGCCGACGACATCCAGCTGACCCAGGCGCGCTGCACCACCGGCGCCGCCAGCCAGCTGTGGAGGTTCGGCCAGATCGGCTGA
- a CDS encoding sugar phosphate isomerase/epimerase family protein — protein MTRPITLFTGQWADLPFDEVCRLAARWGYDGLEIACWGDHFEVDRALADPDYVRRRREVLDRHGLSVWAISNHLVGQAVCDHPIDERHRAILPARLWSDDPETVRRNAAREMADTARAAALLGVDTVVGFTGSSIWHTVAMFPPATPGMIDAGYRDFADRWHPVLDVFEEQGVRFALEVHPSEIAYDYWTTRRTLDAIGHRPSFGLNWDPSHMVWQDLDPADFILEFADRIYHVDCKDTRVRVGDGRRGRLSSHLPWGDPRRGWDFVSTGRGDVPWEDCFRALNAIGYDGPVSIEWEDAGMDRLAGAAEAVGFIRRLAGTTRPATSFDAAFATSTPKEGTDHE, from the coding sequence ATGACACGTCCGATCACGCTCTTCACCGGGCAGTGGGCCGACCTGCCGTTCGACGAGGTCTGCCGACTGGCCGCCCGATGGGGCTACGACGGCCTCGAGATCGCCTGCTGGGGCGACCACTTCGAAGTCGACCGGGCACTCGCCGACCCCGACTACGTACGCCGGAGACGAGAAGTCCTCGACCGGCACGGACTGTCGGTCTGGGCGATCTCCAACCACCTCGTCGGCCAGGCAGTCTGCGACCACCCGATCGACGAGCGGCACCGCGCCATCCTGCCGGCCCGGCTCTGGTCCGACGATCCCGAGACGGTGCGCCGCAACGCGGCACGCGAGATGGCGGACACCGCCAGGGCCGCGGCGCTGCTCGGCGTCGACACCGTCGTCGGCTTCACCGGCTCCTCGATCTGGCACACCGTCGCGATGTTCCCCCCGGCGACCCCCGGGATGATCGACGCCGGCTACCGCGACTTCGCCGACCGGTGGCACCCCGTCCTCGACGTCTTCGAGGAGCAGGGCGTCCGCTTCGCGCTGGAGGTCCACCCGAGCGAGATCGCCTACGACTACTGGACCACCCGGCGGACCCTCGACGCCATCGGCCACCGGCCGTCCTTCGGCCTGAACTGGGACCCGTCCCACATGGTCTGGCAGGACCTCGACCCCGCGGACTTCATCCTGGAGTTCGCGGACCGGATCTACCACGTCGACTGCAAGGACACCCGCGTCCGGGTCGGCGACGGCCGCCGCGGCCGGCTCTCCTCCCACCTGCCCTGGGGCGACCCCCGCCGCGGTTGGGACTTCGTCTCCACCGGCCGGGGAGACGTGCCCTGGGAGGACTGCTTCCGCGCCCTGAATGCCATCGGCTACGACGGCCCGGTCTCCATCGAGTGGGAGGACGCCGGGATGGACCGCCTCGCCGGCGCCGCCGAGGCGGTCGGCTTCATTCGCCGTCTCGCCGGGACGACGCGCCCCGCCACGTCCTTCGACGCGGCGTTCGCCACCTCCACCCCGAAGGAGGGGACCGACCATGAGTGA